Proteins encoded within one genomic window of Diceros bicornis minor isolate mBicDic1 chromosome X, mDicBic1.mat.cur, whole genome shotgun sequence:
- the MED12 gene encoding mediator of RNA polymerase II transcription subunit 12 isoform X4, which yields MAAFGILSYEHRPLKRPRLGPPDVYPQDPKQKEDELTALNVKQGFNNQPAVSGDEHGSAKNVNFNPAKISSNFSSIIAEKLRCNTLPDTGRRKPQVNQKDNFWLVTARSQSAINTWFTDLAGTKPLTQLAKKVPIFSKKEEVFGYLAKYTVPVMRAAWLIKMTCAYYAAITETKVKKRHVIDPFMEWTQIITKYLWEQLQKMAEYYRPGPAGSAGCGSTIGPLPHDVEVAIRQWDYNEKLAMFMFQDGMLDRHEFLTWVLECFEKIRPGEDELLKLLLPLLLRYSGEFVQSAYLSRRLAYFCTRRLALQLDGMSSHSSHVMSAQSTSTLPTTPAPQPPTSSTPSTPFSDLLMCPQHRPLVFGLSCILQTILLCCPSALVWHYSLTDSRIKTGSPLDHLPIAPSNLPMPEGNSAFTQQVRAKLREIEQQIKERGQAVEVRWSFDKCQEATAGFTIGRVLHTLEVLDSHSFERSDFSNSLDSLCNRIFGLGPSKDGHEISSDDDAVVSLLCEWAVSCKRSGRHRAMVVAKLLEKRQAEIEAERCGESEAADEKGSIASGSLSAPSAPIFQDVLLQFLDTQAPMLTDPRSESERVEFFNLVLLFCELIRHDVFSHNMYTCTLISRGDLAFGAPGPRPPSPFDDPADDPERKEAEGSSSSKLEDPGLSESMDIDPSSSVLFEDMEKPDFSLFSPTMVCEGKGSPSPEKPDVEKEVKPPPKEKIEGTLGVLYDQPRHVQYATHFPIPQEESCSHECNQRLVVLFGVGKQRDDARHAIKKITKDILKVLNRKGTAETDQLAPIVPLNPGDLTFLGGEDGQKRRRNRPEAFPTAEDIFAKFQHLSHYDQHQVTAQVSRNVLEQITSFALGMSYHLPLVQHVQFIFDLMEYSLSISGLIDFAIQLLNELSVVEAELLLKSSDLVGSYTTSLCLCIVAVLRHYHACLILNQDQMAQVFEGLCGVVKHGMNRSDGSSAERCILAYLYDLYTSCSHLKSKFGELFSDFCSKVKNTIYCNVEPSESNMRWAPEFMIDTLENPAAHTFTYTGLGKSLSENPANRYSFVCNALMHVCVGHHDPDRVNDIAILCAELTGYCKSLSAEWLGVLKALCCSSNNGTCGFNDLLCNVDVSDLSFHDSLATFVAILIARQCLLLEDLIRCAAIPSLLNAACSEQDSEPGARLTCRILLHLFKTPQLNPCQSDGNKPTVGIRSSCDRHLLAASQNRIVDGAVFAVLKAVFVLGDAELKGSGFTVTGGTEELPEEEGGGGSGGRRQGGRNISVETASLDVYAKYVLRSICQQEWVGERCLKSLCEDSNDLQDPVLSSAQAQRLMQLICYPHRLLDNEDGENPQRQRIKRILQNLDQWTMRQSSLELQLMIKQTPSNEMNSLLENIAKATIEVFQQSAETGSSSGNTASNMPSSSKTKPVLSSLERSGVWLVAPLIAKLPTSVQGHVLKAAGEELEKGQHLGSSSRKERDRQKQKSMSLLSQQPFLSLVLTCLKGQDEQREGLLTSLYSQVHQIVNNWRDDQYLDDCKPKQLMHEALKLRLNLVGGMFDTVQRSTQQTTEWAVLLLEIIISGTVDMQSNNELFTTVLDMLSVLINGTLAADMSSISQGSMEENKRAYMNLVKKLRKELGERQSDSLEKVRQLLPLPKQTRDVITCEPQGSLIDTKGNKIAGFDSIFKKEGLQVSTKQKISPWDLFEGLKPSAPLSWGWFGTVRVDRRVARGEEQQRLLLYHTHLRPRPRAYYLEPLPLPPEDEEPPAPTLLEPEKKAPEPPKADKPGAAPPSTEERKKKSTKGKKRSQPAAKTEDYGMGPGRSGPYGVTVPPDLLHHANPGSISHLSYRQGSIGLYTQNQPLPAGGPRVDPYRPVRLPMQKLPTRPPYPGVLPTTMTGVMGLEPSSYKTSVYRQQQPAVPQGQRLRQQLQAKIQSQGMLGQSSVHQMTPSSSYGLQTSQGYTPYVSHVGLQQHTGPADPTRHLQQRPSGYVHQQAPTYGHGLTASQRFSHQTLQQTPMIGTMTPLGAQGVQAGVRSASILPEQQQQQQQQQQQQQQQQQQQQQQQQQQQQQHQQQQYHIRQQQQQQILRQQQQQQQQQQQQQQQQQQQQQQQQQQQQQQQQQAHQQQQQQAAPAQPQPQSQPQFQRQGLQQTQQQQQTAALVRQLQQQLSNTQPQPSTNIFGRF from the exons ATGGCGGCCTTCGGGATCTTGAGCTACGAACACCGGCCCCTGAAGCGGCCGCGGCTGGGGCCTCCCGATGTGTACCCTCAAGATCCCAAACAGAAGGAG GATGAACTGACAGCCTTGAATGTAAAACAAGGTTTCAATAATCAGCCTGCTGTCTCTGGGGATGAACATGGCAGTGCCAAGAACGTCAACTTCAATCCTGCCAAG ATCAGTTCCAACTTCAGCAGCATTATTGCGGAGAAGTTACGTTGTAACACTCTCCCTGACACTGGTCGCAGGAAGCCCCAAGTGAACCAGAAGGACAACTTCTGGCTGGTGACTGCTCGATCCCAGAGTGCCATTAACACCTGGTTCACTGACCTGGCTGGCACCAAGCCACTCACACAACTAGCCAAAAAG GTCCCCATTTTCAGTAAGAAGGAAGAAGTATTTGGGTACTTAGCCAAATACACAGTGCCCGTGATGCGGGCTGCCTGGCTCATTAAGATGACCTGTGCCTACTATGCAGCAATCACTGAGACCAAGGTTAAGAAGAGACATGTCATTGACCCCTTCATGG AGTGGACTCAGATCATCACCAAGTACTTATGGGAGCAGCTGCAAAAGATGGCTGAATACTACCGGCCAGGGCCTGCAGGAAGTGCGGGCTGTGGTTCCACTATAGGGCCCTTGCCCCATGATGTAGAGGTGGCAATCCGGCAGTGGGACTACAACGAGAAGCTGGCCATGTTCATGTTTCAG GATGGAATGTTGGACAGACATGAGTTCCTGACCTGGGTACTTGAGTGTTTTGAGAAAATCCGCCCTGGAGAGGATGAATTGCTTAAACTGTTGCTGCCCCTGCTGCTTCGA TACTCTGGGGAATTTGTTCAGTCCGCATACCTCTCCCGCCGCCTTGCCTACTTCTGTACCCGGAGACTGGCCCTGCAACTGGATGGCATGAGCAGTCACTCGTCTCATGTGATGTCTGCTCAGTCGACAAGCACACTGCCCACCACCCCTGCTCCTCAGCCCCCCACTAGCAGCACACCCTCTACACCCTTTAGTGACCTACTTATGTGCCCTCAGCACCGGCCCCTGGTTTTTGGCCTCAGTTGTATCCTTCAG ACCATCCTCCTGTGTTGTCCTAGTGCCCTGGTTTGGCACTACTCGCTGACTGATAGCCGAATTAAGACTGGCTCACCACTTGACCACCTACCTATTGCCCCCTCCAACCTGCCCATGCCAGAGGGCAACAGTGCCTTCACTCAGCAG GTCCGTGCAAAGTTGCGGGAGATTGAGCAGCAAATCAAGGAGCGAGGACAGGCAGTTGAGGTTCGCTGGTCTTTTGATAAGTGCCAGGAAGCTACTGCAG GCTTCACCATTGGGCGGGTGCTCCATACTTTGGAAGTGCTGGACAGCCATAGTTTTGAGCGCTCTGACTTCAGCAACTCTCTTGACTCCCTGTGTAACCGAATCTTTGGATTGGGGCCTAGCAAGGATGGGCACGAG ATCTCCTCAGATGATGATGCTGTGGTATCATTACTGTGTGAATGGGCTGTCAGCTGCAAGCGTTCTGGTCGGCATCGTGCTATGGTGGTAGCCAAGCTGCTGGAGAAGAGACAGGCAGAGATTGAGGCTGAG CGTTGTGGAGAATCGGAAGCCGCAGATGAGAAGGGTTCCATCGCCTCTGGCTCCCTTTCTGCTCCTAGTGCTCCCATTTTCCAGGATGTTCTCCTACAGTTTCTGGATACACAGGCTCCCATGCTGA CGGACCCCCGAAGTGAGAGTGAGCGGGTGGAGTTCTTTAACTTGGTACTGCTGTTCTGTGAACTGATTCGACATGATGTTTTCTCCCACAACATGTATACTTGCACCCTCATCTCCCGAGGGGACCTTGCCTTTGGAGCCCCTGGCCCCCGGCCTCCCTCTCCCTTTGATGACCCTGCCGATGACCCAGAACGCAAGGAGGCTGAGGGCAGCAGCAGTAGCAAGCTGGAG GATCCAGGGCTCTCAGAGTCTATGGACATCGACCCTAGTTCCAGTGTACTGTTTGAGGACATGGAGAAGCCTGATTTTTCA TTGTTCTCTCCTACTATGGTCTGTGAGGGGAAGGGCAGTCCATCTCCTGAGAAACCAGATGTTGAGAAGGAGGTGAAGCCCCCACCCAAGGAGAAGATAGAAGGGACCCTTGGGGTTCTTTATGACCAGCCGCGGCATGTGCAGTATGCCACACACTTTCCCATCCCCCAG GAGGAGTCATGCAGCCATGAGTGCAACCAGCGGTTGGTCGTACTGTTTGGGGTGGGAAAGCAGCGAGATGATGCCCGACATGCCATCAAGAAAATTACCAAGGATATCCTGAAGGTTCTGAACCGCAAGGGGACTGCAGAAACTG ACCAGCTTGCTCCTATTGTGCCTCTGAATCCTGGAGACCTGACATTCTTAG GTGGGGAGGATGGGCAGAAGCGGCGGCGCAACCGGCCTGAAGCCTTCCCCACTGCTGAAGATATCTTTGCTAAGTTCCAGCACCTTTCACATTATGACCAACACCAGGTCACTGCTCAG GTCTCCCGGAATGTTCTGGAGCAGATCACGAGCTTTGCCCTTGGCATGTCGTACCACTTGCCCCTGGTGCAGCATGTGCAGTTCATCTTCGACCTCATGGAATATTCACTCAGCATCAGTGGCCTCATCGACTTTGCCATTCAG CTACTGAACGAACTGAGTGTAGTTGAGGCTGAGTTGCTTCTCAAATCCTCGGATCTGGTGGGCAGCTACACTACCAGCCTGTGCCTGTGCATCGTGGCCGTCCTGCGGCACTATCATGCCTGCCTCATCCTCAACCAGGACCAGATGGCACAGGTCTTTGAGGG GCTGTGTGGCGTAGTGAAGCATGGGATGAACCGGTCAGATGGCTCCTCTGCAGAACGCTGTATCCTTGCTTATCTCTATGACCTGTACACCTCCTGTAGCCATTTAAAGAGCAAATTTGGGGAGCTCTTCAG CGACTTCTGCTCCAAGGTGAAGAACACCATCTACTGCAATGTGGAGCCATCAGAATCCAATATGCGCTGGGCACCTGAGTTCATGATTGACACTCTGGAGAACCCTGCAGCTCACACCTTCACCTACACGGGGCTAGGCAAGAGTCTTAGTGAGAACCCCGCTAACCGCTACAGCTTTGTCTGCAATGCCCTTATGCACGTCTGTGTGGGGCACCATGATCCCGATAG GGTGAATGACATCGCAATCCTGTGTGCAGAGCTGACTGGCTATTGCAAGTCACTGAGTGCGGAATGGCTTGGAGTCCTTAAGGCCTTGTGCTGCTCCTCTAATAATGGCACTTGTGGTTTCAACGACCTCCTCTGCAATGTAGAT GTCAGTGACCTGTCTTTTCATGATTCCCTGGCTACTTTTGTTGCCATCCTCATCGCTCGGCAGTGTTTGCTCCTAGAGGATCTGATTCGCTGTGCTGCCATCCCTTCACTCCTTAATGCTG CTTGCAGTGAGCAGGACTCTGAGCCCGGGGCCCGACTTACCTGCCGCATCCTCCTCCACCTTTTCAAGACACCTCAACTCAATCCTTGCCAGTCGGATGGAA ACAAGCCTACTGTAGGAATCCGCTCCTCCTGTGACCGCCACCTGCTGGCTGCCTCCCAGAACCGCATCGTGGATGGAGCTGTGTTTGCTGTTCTCAAGGCTGTGTTTGTACTTG GGGATGCGGAACTGAAAGGTTCAGGCTTCACTGTGACAGGAGGAACAGAAGAACttccagaggaggagggaggaggtggcagtGGCGGTCGGAGGCAGGGTGGCCGCAACATCTCTGTGGAGACAGCCAGTCTGGATGTCTATGCCAAGTACGTGCTGCGCAGCATCTGCCAACAG GAATGGGTAGGAGAGCGTTGCCTTAAATCGCTGTGTGAGGACAGCAATGACCTACAGGACCCAGTGTTGAGTAGCGCCCAGGCCCAGCGCCTCATGCAGCTCATCTGCTACCCACATCGACTACTGGACAATGAGGATGGGGAAAACCCCCAGCGGCAACGCATTAAGCGTATTCTCCAG AACTTGGACCAGTGGACCATGCGCCAGTCTTCCTTGGAGCTGCAGCTCATGATCAAGCAGACCCCTAGCAAT GAGATGAACTCCCTCTTAGAGAACATTGCCAAGGCCACAATCGAAGTGTTCCAACAGTCAGCGGAGACAGGGTCATCTTCTGGAAACACTGCAAGCAACATGCCCAGCAGCAGCAAGACCAAGCCTGTGCTCAG CTCTCTAGAACGCTCTGGTGTATGGCTGGTGGCCCCCCTCATTGCTAAACTGCCCACCTCAGTCCAGGGGCATGTGTTAAAGGCTGCAGGGGAGGAATTGGAGAAGGGCCAGCATCTGGGTTCCTCTTCCCGCAAAGAACGTGATCGACAAAAGCAGAAGAG TATGTCCCTGTTGAGCCAGCAGCCCTTCTTATCCCTGGTGCTGACGTGTCTGAAAGGGCAGGATGAGCAGCGTGAAGGACTCCTTACCTCCCTCTACAGCCAAGTGCACCAG ATTGTGAATAATTGGCGAGATGACCAGTACTTAGATGATTGCAAACCAAAGCAGCTAATGCATGAGGCACTCAAACTGCGGCTCAACCTG GTGGGGGGCATGTTTGACACAGTGCAGCGCAGCACCCAGCAGACCACAGAGTGGGCTGTGCTCCTCTTGGAGATCATCATCAGCGGCACTGTCGACATGCAGTCCAACAA TGAGCTCTTCACCACTGTATTGGACATGCTGAGTGTGCTCATCAATGGGACCCTGGCTGCGGACATGTCCAGCATCTCTCAAGGCAGCATGGAGGAAAACAAACGTGCCTACATGAACCTGGTGAAGAAGCTGCGG AAAGAGTTGGGGGAACGTCAGTCAGACAGTCTGGAAAAAGTTCGCCAGCTGCTGCCACTGCCCAAGCAGACCCGCGATGTCATCACATGTGAGCCACAGGGCTCCCTTATTGACACCAAGGGCAACAAGATTGCCGGCTTCGATTCCATCTTCAAGAAAGAG GGTCTACAGGTTTCCACCAAACAAAAGATCTCTCCCTGGGACCTCTTTGAGGGCCTGAAACCATCAGCACCACTCTCTTGGGGCTGGTTTGGAACCGTCCGGGTTGACCGGCGGGTGGCCCGAGGCGAGGAGCAGCAGCGGTTGCTGCTCTACCACACACACCTccggccccggccccgcgccTATTACCTGGAGCCACTGCCACTGCCACCAGAGGATGAGGAGCCCCCTGCTCCCACCCTGCTAGAGCCTGAGAAAAAGGCTCCAGAGCCACCCAAAGCTGACAAGCCTGGGGCTGCTCCACCTAGTACTGAGGAACGCAAGAAGAAGTCCACGAAGGGCAAGAAACGCAGCCAGCCCGCCGCCAAGACAGAG GACTATGGAATGGGCCCAGGGCGGAGTGGCCCCTATGGTGTGACAGTGCCTCCAGACCTCCTGCACCACGCTAACCCTGGTTCCATATCCCACCTTAGCTACAGGCAGGGTTCCATAGGCCTGTACACCCAGAACCAGCCACTACCTGCAG GTGGGCCTCGTGTGGACCCATACCGTCCTGTGCGGTTACCAATGCAGAAGCTGCCGACCCGACCACCTTACCCTGGAGTGCTGCCCACAACCATGACTGGCGTCATGGGACTGGAACCCTCCTCCTACAAGACCTCTGTGTACCGACAGCAGCAGCCTGCGGTGCCCCAAGGACAGCGCCTTCGCCAACAGCTCCAGGCAAAGATA CAGAGTCAGGGGATGTTGGGACAGTCATCTGTCCATCAGATGACTCCCAGCTCTTCCTACGGTTTGCAGACCTCCCAG ggCTATACTCCTTATGTTTCTCATGTGGGATTGCAGCAACACACAGGCCCCGCAG ATCCTACTCGCCACCTGCAACAGCGGCCCAGTGGCTATGTGCACCAGCAGGCCCCAACCTACGGACATGGGCTAACCGCCAGTCAAAG GTTTTCACACCAGACACTGCAGCAAACACCCATGATAGGTACCATGACTCCGCTGGGCGCCCAAGGCGTCCAGGCCGGTGTCCGATCAGCTTCCATCCTGcctgagcagcagcagcagcagcagcagcaacagcagcagcagcagcagcagcagcagcagcagcagcagcagcagcaacagcagcagcagcagcatcagcagcagcagTATCACAtccggcagcagcagcagcagcagatccTGCGG cagcagcaacagcagcagcagcagcagcagcagcagcagcagcagcagcagcagcagcagcagcagcagcagcagcagcagcaacagcagcaacaacaagcACACCAGCAACAACAGCAGCAGGCGGCTCCTGCCCAACCCCAGCCCCAGTCCCAGCCCCAG TTCCAGCGCCAGGGGCTTCAGCAGACGCAGCAACAGCAACAGACAGCAGCTTTGGTCCGGCAACTCCAACAACAGCTCTCCA ATACCCAGCCACAGCCCAGTACCAACATATTTGGACGCTTCTGA